From the genome of Prevotella herbatica, one region includes:
- a CDS encoding fimbrial protein, which produces MRIKTIMTACLAVPALSVLCLMSSCSSEELPTTEKPSTGLQTLTLNLKPAGTRAAIYTDPASLTPNPESAISIVTIGIFDQTADVNGNYPVKTIQEVTTSSTSPSITTSQLASGDKVLVAVNAKAGTFTGAKNLTEFENKTLAIDDALAGGNPSATTVATGNLPMFGTSTITGSSPTFSASVDVYHMVSKITLRSLSVNFSATGAYSAATFKPTAVFLSNVPDKLDFYPVDAANMTSYSTFATVGTLQQGESGVSSNLKAYLGTASPIGFTPVNATLSGVNTGSTYNWGTVSPSVTNILYLYSMPSSAATSTRLVIRGDFDPDGPGSASAVPVYYPININYNSSGSTIPDGGTVAKQIYPNKNYIIDVTIQGKGSSSPTVAIDPQTATANITVKDFTPANQSNVFN; this is translated from the coding sequence ATGAGAATTAAAACCATCATGACCGCCTGCCTTGCAGTGCCTGCATTGTCAGTGCTGTGCCTAATGTCCTCATGTTCAAGTGAGGAGCTTCCTACAACAGAGAAGCCTTCAACGGGTCTTCAGACCTTAACCCTGAATCTGAAACCTGCCGGTACCCGTGCCGCCATCTATACAGATCCTGCTTCCCTTACTCCCAATCCTGAGAGCGCCATCAGTATTGTGACCATCGGTATCTTTGACCAGACTGCCGACGTAAATGGTAACTATCCGGTAAAGACTATTCAGGAGGTAACCACGAGTTCCACCAGTCCTTCCATTACGACCAGTCAGCTTGCCTCCGGTGATAAGGTCCTTGTTGCTGTGAATGCGAAGGCAGGAACCTTTACCGGTGCCAAGAATCTGACCGAATTCGAGAACAAAACTCTTGCTATTGATGACGCCCTTGCAGGCGGAAACCCTTCTGCCACAACAGTTGCCACCGGTAATCTTCCCATGTTCGGTACCAGCACCATTACTGGATCATCACCGACCTTTTCTGCCTCTGTAGACGTATATCACATGGTATCAAAGATTACGCTTAGATCACTCAGCGTGAACTTCAGTGCCACTGGTGCCTACTCGGCTGCAACGTTCAAACCTACTGCTGTTTTCCTGTCAAACGTTCCAGACAAGCTTGACTTTTATCCTGTAGACGCCGCTAATATGACAAGCTACTCTACCTTTGCCACCGTGGGAACCCTTCAGCAGGGAGAATCAGGAGTTTCTTCAAACCTTAAGGCATATCTCGGTACAGCTTCACCCATAGGTTTCACTCCAGTGAATGCTACGCTGAGCGGTGTGAATACAGGTAGCACTTATAACTGGGGAACGGTATCACCGTCAGTGACCAACATTCTCTATCTTTATAGCATGCCTAGTAGTGCAGCAACTTCAACCCGCCTTGTCATCAGAGGTGATTTCGATCCTGACGGTCCAGGATCAGCTTCAGCTGTTCCAGTTTACTATCCTATTAACATTAACTATAATTCATCTGGCAGCACCATTCCAGACGGAGGCACTGTTGCAAAGCAGATCTATCCAAACAAAAACTATATCATTGATGTGACTATTCAGGGTAAGGGTTCATCAAGTCCTACAGTAGCTATTGATCCTCAGACAGCAACGGCAAACATCACAGTGAAGGATTTCACACCCGCTAATCAGAGTAATGTGTTCAACTAA
- a CDS encoding FimB/Mfa2 family fimbrial subunit has product MFIDGRYSHEVSREPDGRYYLCFDNRQTMRLVAVGLGSSDSVQLVPPVLGDSLGSVCARLRSSGESRSVTRTSGTITEVTPMSYICYGGFSYSPGDALRDSSFATLTMMNKNVRIHVVIRNLLSQMGEGNYTVKLEGFRSALAFDGSIKGDSVVYEPHGGFDSNGVFSTDIINALPTANGEKVTFTLYKNDNPIFKRTTDSSGDPITLSPEDDKAIVVDVGKMGVNINVMPWSDANNGTIFY; this is encoded by the coding sequence ATGTTTATAGACGGCCGCTACTCCCATGAGGTATCCAGAGAGCCTGATGGTCGCTACTATCTCTGCTTCGACAACCGCCAGACGATGCGTCTTGTTGCAGTGGGCTTAGGCAGTAGTGACAGCGTTCAGCTCGTTCCTCCAGTCTTGGGAGATTCCCTTGGCAGTGTCTGCGCAAGACTCCGCAGCTCTGGTGAGTCCCGCTCTGTGACACGAACCTCAGGCACAATCACCGAGGTCACTCCGATGAGCTATATCTGCTACGGCGGTTTCAGCTACAGTCCCGGCGATGCACTTCGCGACTCCAGTTTTGCCACTCTTACGATGATGAATAAGAACGTGCGCATCCACGTTGTTATCCGTAATCTTCTCAGCCAGATGGGAGAGGGTAACTACACCGTAAAGCTAGAAGGCTTCCGCAGTGCCCTTGCCTTTGACGGAAGTATAAAGGGTGACAGCGTGGTCTATGAGCCTCATGGCGGCTTCGACAGCAATGGTGTGTTCTCTACGGATATCATCAATGCCCTTCCCACGGCTAATGGCGAGAAGGTTACCTTCACCCTTTACAAAAACGACAACCCGATATTTAAGCGTACTACGGACTCCTCTGGAGATCCTATAACCCTTTCACCGGAAGACGACAAGGCAATTGTTGTTGATGTGGGTAAGATGGGCGTCAATATTAATGTGATGCCATGGAGCGATGCAAACAATGGCACCATTTTCTACTAG